From Zea mays cultivar B73 chromosome 3, Zm-B73-REFERENCE-NAM-5.0, whole genome shotgun sequence:
GTTCCAAATCTGTTAAAAATGAAACTAGAAGCTACTTGTTGTAGCCAAACATGAATTCATCAACCAGACCAAAGATATAATCTTTGGAGAAACATTATATGTCTCTTTATTGCAAAGAGGCACCTAACAGTAATATTTATTGACATAGGTTTCCACACTGAACTGATTATCTTTGCAAATAGATCCAAACACGAACAGTCAATGTCAGAGGTGCCCAAGGTAGCAGGACCCCGGCTACTAAGCTCATAGCCTGGTTCGGTAATGGCGAGGGGCTTAACCCCTGAACGCCCAATTGTGAAGGAGGTGAGATTGAGAGAGAAAGAGGGAGATAAGGAAATTGGTTGTTATCTTCTGCCCCCTTGTGAGGATTGGTACATGGTATATACAGGCACTTGGACTGGTAAGCAAAAAAAACTCCTTAAATCCCTTAAAGTTTGCCTTCCCTGCATGCTGATCCTTGAATGTCGCTGCTGGTGCCATCTGGGCACGATCACCGCGCGTCTACAGCTCGCTGAGCACATCTGCAGCCCTGGTCTTGTGCCTCCTGCaggactagggatggcaacggacaCATTTTACCcgtgattatatatatatatatatatatatatatatatatatatatatatatatatatatatatatatatatatatatatatatatatatatatatatatatatatatatatatatatatatatatacccgcGACGAGTACAATATGTTACTCGTACCCCGCTACCCACGTGTGTCCGTTGCCATCCCTCTCCAGGAGTAATGGTGGCCCCACCACCCCACATGACATCCCCCCCCTGACtagcagctcgtcctcgagctgaaacAAAGGATAACGTTCAATGAAAGCATCTAAGGCTTCCCAGGTGGCTGAGGACGCTGGTTTGTCCTTCAACTAGACAAAGACTTGGCGAACGCCACGGGCGAGGCGTGTGCGAACAGCGCATTCCGGTTCAGGGACTGATGCATCATGGTGGAGGAGCAGCCAGCGGGCTGCCTACGAACAGCTTGAGGAGGCCCACAAGCAAGATGTTGTGCAAACGGGCCCTAGGCGGAAAGGTGAGATGGACGGCAACCATGTTGATGAGCTCGTTGATGCGATACAGCTCGCAATAGTGCGCCTTCAGCTTCCACTGTGCCAGAGTCTAGAAAGGTGCAGCTGGATGGTGGCGGAGTCGAAGCCACACCCTACAGCCAACGACATAAGAGATCGCCCTATGGTGTTTGTCGTAGTGGCGTTTGAAGATCGTCTGGGCTTGTTCAAGGCAGTAGCGAACAACGGACAATAGCTCATCGCAATCCGCTATGTTCTTGGCGACCGCCGCCACACGTGTCTCACTCGACTGATAGGAGCGAATGGTCGGTGGATCATGGTCGTGGATGATCTTGAAGGGAGTGTCCTTGAGGGCCATCTAGAAGGCAGTGTTGTAAACGAACTCAGCCCACAGCAGCTAGCGCAGCCATTGGCAGGGGCGGTCTCCTGTGAAGCACCGTTGGTACATGATAACGACCTTGTTAGCAGCCTTAGCCTACCATCAAACTACAGATGGAACGTTAATGTCATATGAAGCTTGGAGCCCGACAAATGCATGAGCTCGTGCCAGACTTTGAACGTGAACACCGGATTGGGATCCAATACCATGGATTGAGGAATCACGTGGAGTCGAACAATGACGTTGAAGGGTGGGTGAGGGGGTGAAGTGGCAGTACTTCCTGAAATGATCAACCACCATGAAGATGATTGGCTTGCCATCCACCTTGGGAAGTGCTTCGACGAAGTCCAATCCGATGCCTACGCACAACATGGTTGGAATAGAGAACGACAAAAGGAGGTTGGATGGGTGTGGTGTTCAGACTCGTAGGGTTGGCACGTCGAGCAAGGGCATATGAAGTCCTAGACCGTGGAGCTAAGGTTGGGTGTGTGGAAATTGTGACGGAGACAGTGCAGCATCCGCTGTAGGCCTTTGATGGTCATTCTCGTGGACAATGGCCACCAGTTCGTGAAGTAGAGGCGATCTAGGCAAAATACATAGCTTGGTGTTGAAGGCACAAGTTGGAGAAAAATCAGACTATAGTGATCAATACTTAAATGTCATCATCACAAGTATGGCAACCAATGGCAAACATTAAGCACGAGGCCGGTCAACTCAAGTTCGTAGGTGACCGCCAAGCGATGTCGAGCAGCCATCAGTTGGCTAAAAAAGCAATCGAGTGCCTGTCTTGTAGTAGGACGCCGCTGAAGTTGTGAGTGGAGGCGTCACACTCGACCACAAAGAAACGGTCGAACTCGAGCAACGCCATGACGAGGGTTGTGGTGATGGCCATCTTGAAAGCGTCGAAGGTTGTTGTGGCCTTCTTGGGACCATAGAATCCTTCTTTCTTGAGCAAGGAGGTGAGCGATGTTGCGATAGTGTTGTAGTCGCAGGCGAATTTGCAATAGTACCCCAGAGGAGGTTGCGGATAAGCCGAACGTGGAAGCAACTAGTCCTGCAAAGCTTTGGACCTTGGTTGGATCCATGGTGATGCATGTTGCTAAGGTGATGTGGCCTAGGTAGGAGATTGACTCCACCCCAAAGGCGCACTTGGAGTGTTTGACGAACAGGTGGTGTGGCGAGGATGATGTGAACATGGCAGATCAGTCAACCCACATCTTGCTAAATATGAGGATGTCGTCGAAGACGAGGACGAAGTGTCGGAGGTATGGTCATAGGGTGTCATTCATCAGGGCCTAGAATGTAGCTAGTATGTTGCATGGACCAAAAGGCATGACAAGAATCTCGTACAAGTCATGGGCGCACTTGGAGTGTTTGACGAATAGGTGGTGCAGGTGAagcatggcgaggatgatgcgaaCATGGTGGAGCGGTAAACCCACGTCTTGTTGGAAATGAGAATGTCGTCAAAGACGAGGACGAAGCGTTGGAGGTATGGTCACAGGATGTCATTCATCAAGGCCTAGAATGTTACCACGTTGCACGCCCGAAAGGCGTGACAAGAAACTCATACAAGTCACGTCTGAAACGCCATGATAGTTCAGATTCATCCAAACTTGGTGATAGTCGAAGCAGAGATCAAACTTGGTGAAGTTGGCGTTGTGGAGCTCGTCGAGTTTGTCGACCACGGGGATCGAGAACGTGTCCTTGACCGTAATGGCGTGAGAGCCCAGTAGTTGACGCAGAAACACCATGAGCCACCCGCCTTCTTCACCCGGAGGACAGGCAAGAAACAAAGGAACTCGGCCTAGTGAACCCCTGGTGCAGCATTTCGGCCCACTGGTGCTCCAGCTCGACTTTGTGTGTGGCCAGGTAGCAGTACAATCGTACGTCGACCAACATAGCTCCTGTCAGAAGGACAATGTTAAGGTGGCATGTCCGAAGCAGAGGAAGGTCGTGCGGCTCAATGAAGACGTTAGCAAAGTCGACAAGGAAGGCCTCCAAGAGGTCGCATCCCCAACAAGAGCAGAGACTTGGGGAACCTACCAAACCGCACCTTGCCAGCAGACCTGATGGTCTTTGTGCCAAAAAGACATGGTGAGGGCCACAAGTCCAACAAGATGGACCTAACTAGGGCAAGCCACTGGGTACCCAACACCATGTCATACCCTACCATGGGTAGCATGAAAAAGTCAGCAGAGAAGTGTTCATCATCGATGGAGAAAGACATCCCTCGAGACACACCAATGCATGGGGACACTCGCCATTGGTCACCGTGACAGATGTGGAGCCACAGTAGACCATGGGGAGATTAGTGCGACAGACGGCCTCCTCAACAATGAAGTTGTGCGACGATCCCAAGTCGATGTGGGCGCAGAGCCCAATGTGGTCCATTTGGAGGTGCACTCGCATGGTGTCGCTGGTGCGGACGCCCATGATCACATGGAGCGATATATGCGACAGTGACTACATAGTGTGGGGGTCGTGGAAGACAACATCGTCATCGTTCGCATAGTTATTTAAACATCGTTTAAACAACGTTTAAACGCCAAAACGCTGATTAAAGGCTAAGACGCTAAAATGTTACAGGACTAGGCCTTAACCGACGTTTTGCATCTGTAAAATGTCGTGTTTTAGTGTTTAATGGTCGTAAACCATAAAACGCAACGTTTGAAGTGTTTTAGTCCTCCTCATACACACCAGAGTGAAAATTTAGCTTCTTTGGGCCCAGTCCAGTCCGCCCCACATGCTTGCCCTATCATACTCGCTCAAGACCCGACGGCACCATGTGCTCACATCTGTAGTCCCGCCGCTAAAGGTCCCGCCTTCCCGACTATTCGCCGGCTCCAGGAGGAGacaggggaagcgaggtggcgggCGCAGCCCCAAACTGGTCTTTGTCTTGCGACTATGTGGCTAGTTGTCCATCCACTGTGGCGCCATCGTCGTTCTGCTCTAGTGCTCCCCTGCTCTCATCCACTCGTCCGCCACCGCAAAttgtgatatattgatattttctTATGTTTAAAAGTCAAAACTCCACCCATGAGCGTTTCAATGTTTTGTTGGCCTCCGCCAAGTCCAACAAGAACAGACACTGACACATGCAGTTGTGACTGCGCTCGCTTTTCGTTGCAATTGAAACATAGGTCGAGCCGACAATGACCTTCCATTCAAATGTCGACAGATGTCATATGGGGCACCCCCCCCCTACCATGACGATGGTGGCTGCAGCAGCCAAATCAGGTAATGGGGCTAGCAGGGCGAGGTGTTGGGCAAGTGATTATCAAGCATCGTCTAAAAGGCAAGTTTTATAGGACGACCATAAGACCTACTATGTTATATGATCCAAATTGCTTGGGACTGAAAGGCTTTTGGTGTCGTTGTTGCACAGTGATTAGCATGTACTTTATTGCAATGAACTGTCTTGAATTTGCTAAATTCAAACATAAGTAGTAAAATCAGAAGAAAATGTCAGACCAAACATGTTTAAAGTTAGCACTTAGCAGTGATTACTAGTCATGCTCTAGACATACATATGAAGATATTTTAGGGAAATTCATATATTGACAGTAAATTTGTAATGGATTTTGGGCGGTGCCATCAAGGCTATGACCTCTAATTTAAAAAAAAAACAAAGTACGATTTTGAGATCAACATAGACTTGTGGCACAAAAGAGGTCAGCATAGACTCCTTGTGTTCCTGAACTTTTTGTTACCTAGCAGCCCTAGAATTTACAAAGCCATAGACCACAGCAAAATACAAATTTCAATATAAAATAGCAACCATAGTAATTTTCCTTGTGTTCAGGCAGACATACTCACCCTAAAATCAGCCTTCTTCAGTACCTCCGCTGTAGTTGTTTCAAACTGTCGTCTAGGAGGGTTCTTTGCGGCTGCAGGTTTTCTAAGGTCAAGGTCCTACACTTGTCAGATTGAATGAAATAAGGCATTATAATAGCAACCACACATGGGCAGATCAGCAAATAAACTAATAAATGAAGAAAGAAATTTGTAAAGTACACATGGTATATTGGTATTATAAAGAGTATTTCCGCGTATTTGAAATGAAATTCTCATTTTGTTAACAAATATCTGATAGTAAAACACACGATTTTTACTGTGATTTTAGCATAGCAGACATTTCTAGCCCACACACTTATACACTAATTCATGAATGCTTGCACAAGATAAGTAGATAACAAAAACATATAGGTTGCAAAAGATTTTAGACAACTCGGATAATTTTGTCTATTTATTGACAAACCAAACTACTGCTTACCCGAACAGAATACGTTGAACCTCGCCTAAACCGAACATCAGGCCTGAACTCAAAGTCATCTTCCCAGTCACCGTCGACGTCCTCGTCCTCCTCCATTTGGATGTTGCGTGCCGCATTAGCAATTGTATCATTTAAGCCATCATTAAAAGAATCATAACCATCCATCCATCCTGAACTGCTCCTGTCGCTAGATGCAGGAAACCCAGGGAAACCAGAGCTGCTACTGTCACTTAACCTAGTGAAACCACCCTTGGACAACCCAAAATTGTATCTCCTACCAGTGTTCTCAGCCCTATCGAGCTTCTCGTAGAGTGATCCTTTGTCTGTGTCCTTGCCCCCAAACAACCGTTCTTCGAATTCGTCCATAGTCTCACCATCCCCTGCACAGAAACAGTCAAACCAGAAAGGCATATCAAAATCGGCTTGATTGAGACTATTCAAGAGTCAATTCTTCACTCTTAAAGCATTATTACACCAGAAGTATAAGGAAATGATGGTCTTTAGCTCGAGAAAGCTAGACAAAATTCACATCAGATCTAGATGTCCAGGGTCATTCAATTCAACTTACTGTTATAACCAACTTTAGGGAAAGGTACGCAAGTATAACAACTATGGGCATCACACAGCACGAGTACCTCCCATGTGTGGTATCTTTTGTTTCAAGAGATACCACTCATGGGAGGCCAGGAAGGAACAGGAACAGAAGAGGGTTGGATGCTCACCGGACTGGAATGAACGACGGAAGACGCCGGCAGCGGCCAGCAGCGGATGGGGAGGGAAGGCATGACAGAGAGAGGCATGGCAGGGGAGACAGCGCCTCAGTGCGGAGCTCACCATCGCGCTCGCTTGTCTCCTGATTCCTAGCGGCGGCGGCGCTTGTCTCCTGGCGGTGACGGTGGCTGTCCCCTCCACGAGCTCTCCAGGCGCCGGCGATGTCCCCTACCGGCGAGCCCCTCCCCTCCGCGGCGACCTCCTCCCTCCGGCGGcaactctcctctctctctctcggatgCAGGGTGAGGGTGGCAGCTGAGGCGGTGAGGCCTGAGGGTGCTGCAGGGTGAGTTCATGAGGTGGCGGCTGCAGGGTGAGTTTAGCATGGACCGGGAAACTGGTGGCCCATATAACCTTAATCTTAactgttttctttttttctttttttttacttCTCTATTAAATCAATAAACCTATTTAAGATTATATTCCTATATATTTCTATATTTACATGCTAGTACCTCGCCTTACCGCTTAAAAGTTAAAAAGGAAGTCGACCGCTTTACCTCGCCTTACCACCTTAACCGTGGGTATGATGCTTAAAACTTAAAAAAGGGTAGGTGTACCTATGTGAAAATTTTACTTGATCACCTAGAAAACACATTAAACCAAACAACAAGagtgacaaataacacacggatcacactATCTCAATTCACTaagcactaatgatcacttgtcttaattatgggacttggagagattggaagctttgagtgTGTATTGGAttgaattgctagctcttgtattgaatgtgaatgagtggagtgcttggatgtgttgaatggaggtggttggggttgtatttatagccgccAACCACTTCATAGCTGTTGCTCCAATTCtgttgagcgcggacggtccgcgctcctggtctggacggtccgcccctgcacatcaacggctaaaatcgcaacggtcagcagtaacggctatatcaacggatatacagcatttaatgcgtcgtcagatgtcggaTAAAGCAGTCgtagacggtccggtcgtgcaccccggatggtccacgtggacgctaaaaatgcattttaccgaacccgtcaattCTCGGGTTTTTCTAGTTTTAAACGatcagacggtccgcgcctgatgccagacggtccgcgcttggtctcggacggtgcttgcttctcCTTTGGACGGCCCGCAGtgttaacttgtgtttttgcagtgttcctgcccgaggctcacCCTGGTGTCGCGTACGGTCATACgcaaggggccggacggtccgcgcataggtATTTTTCAAAAAAATCTTCtcatgtccggaataatctacggtattccgaacagtcgacttagaatagttgtagataaacttatgcacctgagaaatgatcaactaggcaaactagttagtccacgtggtttgtgatggacgtcaaacaccaaaaacgattataggaaatgtttaagtctatttccctttcagattcgAGTGTAATATGTTATTATAATCTTTATTTACACTGTCATGCATTGTTCCTTTGATATATtaaacttgtgacgtcaacatatgtgtggaaatagttcCTGGcatacatatgctatgcattcggtttttccTTTAAAATCAGGTGTGACGGGGCGGACCTCCTCATTTAATAGGCTGATGAGGGGGTCGGCTAGTGGTGGCTTCCTCAATAAGGAGTCATCGGGCCATGGTAAAACCGAGCATCCTACCTCGGTAAAACTACATGCGTCTGTGAGCCTCGGGGTCGCCTGTTTGTCTCATGTTCTTTATAGCGAACAATGTGAGCAGTGTGGGGCCCGAGCACCATCATTCGATCTATGTCGACCCCTGGCCTTCATAGCCTGAGCCTCTGCGCGACTTGTCTTGTTGTGCCCTGGAGGCAGTCTGCGCACTCAGGCATAGTCCCGATAGGTCATGAATAAGTCGCAGGCTGGGGGCGTGTGGGCCATAAATTCATCACAATTTGAGGGATTCGTAGGTTATGAGTGCGCTGCAACCCAAGGGGCTCATAGGCCATGAGTGGGTGGCGGAACAACGCTTCATCGTGGCTTGGCGCCGGCGTAGTTAATGTGGCTAGTCACTTATGGCGGGTCGGTCTTGGACCGGGTGAGGGATCCACTCGAGTGATTTCCCTTCGGTTCACTAGGCCCCTGTTTAGCTTCGCCATGCCTGACCCCGAGCTCGGTGTCGTGGGGTTCATCTAGGGGCGGGTGCTTCCAGGGCAGACGTTTCCTTTCTTCTCTCGCTGACCGATGTGCTGTAGTGAACGAGGTTCTTATCCCTGACAAGATGCCATGACCCAATAGTATTATCACCATCTCCTCTAGTCAAATGGAGGCATTGTTAGTAGTGAAGAAGTTGCATGCCATCAAGTCACAACCATAGTGTTTATCACGACCACAAGGGGACGACCCTCAAATCTTCCTAAACTTATTAGAGGACTCTGGTGGAAGGTttatgtaacacctcaggtgttagctCTAGGGTTTTACTCAACACCTACTCttaaacctattatcacatgtgaattATTATGGGCAAAGGTCACCATGCTTATGAATCAAGGTTATAATTAAGTGATAAACATCCTAAAGGGTCTACCTTAGCCTTACCACACCACTCCAAGAAGGGCAAGTGATCAAACCCTAAGTCCAACCCTTAAAACCAAAAGAAAGCATCAAGCAAAGGTGATCATGGAAACCTATCAAATTCCTTAATCATGAATGGGACCATTAATAAAAGTTGAAGCTCACTAATTAACCTACAAATTATTAATGGTGATGCCCCAAAAAGGTTAGGCAACACCCCTCAACATATCAAACATGAGTGAGAAGGGGGAGGAAAATCAAGTTTTTCTTTAATTAAAAATTCAACCCCTAACTAAACCCTACATGTTCATTTAGTTCCAAAACTCAAAACCATATGCTCCAATTAACTAAGGGGCACCAAACTACTCTAGGCATGCCCTTGAAAAAATTGAACTCAAAGCCAAAATGTTTGACATGATAGGACACAAGTTTTACCTCGGATTGTGGCTGTGACACAGACCGACTTTTCGCCTCCCATATCTCACAACCCAGTGGACCAAATCTCATAACCTCCATACAAAAGAGTTAGCTTAGGGAGAGGAGAAGGTGCCATGTACAAAAATCTTAGCAAGATTGGCCACGGATTTGTGACTATACACGCAAGAAAATGGGCTCACGAAACCCGACCACGTGTTCGACATAGGCTGACACGCCAGTGCGTGGCCACCCATGTGCCGCGCGCGCCCCCAAGCGTCGAgtcggccaccaccatgtccaagccACGCCGAGCCTATAAGAATAGCCCCGTCCCTCGGTCACACTCCCCACGTGTCCCTAAACCCTGCCCAAGCCTTGCCTCACCAGAATTTTTCCTGAGCCGTGGGCTCCACCACTCGCCATTCTCTCGAAGCCCGGTCGTCGTGGACAGAGCTCCATACACCACCCTAGCTCCGACCAAGGACACCTTCACACTCCTAGCACCTTAGTGAAGCTTGTCGACCCCTCCCCGAGCTCGCTACCATGCCAGGGCTGCTGCCATCGCTCGTCAGGGTAGATAAGCTCCACCATTGAATGTGGTCAGGGCCACCCTGTACACCGCCATTCGATTCCTTACACGAGTAGCACCCCCATACTCTCGTGAAGCTCCCGGGTCTGTCCAATCAAACTCTACCAACGTCATTTAGCCGAAGCTCTCGGTGCTATCGAGCTCcgctgaagcgccccaatcctctgggactcaaatgtgatacaattactagtcccaggaggctagtaaccacattccttacttcaaatagtatagagttcgaattaaaagttattacaatactagGGTACAAGCGCAAGAGAGCCTGAAAAACAAAGTGCAgtggaagataaactagcccaagccacaggcagaactgggtgcagacacagcccccttctagtcgagcatagcagaaaagaagtcttcagctgctgaaaaacatatataaatctgggtgaatacactaggtatttcgcaagcccatcccgcccgtaaagagaaagggacctatataatacatgctttgtatggtggagttgaagtcactcttctttttcagaaAAAGGCAACTCTTTGATGGTTTTCCCCAGAGATggaagtagcacattttcacactcaaccaccactgagcttcctgctcccatggcattgttttcatttccaaaaaaacACACCCACTCACACATTTCCTGGTTCGCGAAGGTtttaaacactaattgtcataccacaccagactcgtccataccagtggacacagactattcgaataggtttgaaactctgcgtagaggggtacactttacccactagtacggctctgcgatctcatgggcaATGAGACccaaatccgaatctctttctttcctcgcacgtccttaccttaacggttataccagaaggagtcaggccaccgccatgtccaaaccggacaaaacattccccctccttatcctctcggtgctccctagccatcataaccctggggttcagaccgtacgagtttagattgagtgactgcccatacagtctcgagtggttgtacttgtcatgagtactggtagtgaaggatgacaaaccggtccttatatgaggggacaatccttctgctcacacctaacccggttgagccatcaccttaggccctcccctaaaccagggagtccctgatcatcccactcaaaaggtgatgagggtgaatacccttcatcatacactttttgaaaacatcgcttagtaaaaacactgcccttttctcatcccacattttgtacttAAAAGATATtcgttaatgcgggctatctctcttctCACAATGCAAAAGACCCATCCCTTATTcctggcttaggtagtggtagaaagagtaggtaatttatgcatcaagggaagaatggacttgccttcgtcgaagttctcctggcacaaaagatctatttTGGAGAGGtctggttcctgcccttcttccgaagctacaaattctggaggatcagatccctcttcttctagcaaaaataggtaatgaataatacatcaaccatggtgacttggtggagtgtgccaattgttagacattattattttgtgccctataatttatttagactatttttggtgcataaaatatcaatatatgcataaatatgtgaaaataggaaaaagaaatggaaaaaggaaaaagaaaagggttttctCTGCTAGGTGGGCCGGGGTGATTTCGGCCCAACCAAgcacgggcgcgcgcgggcagACGGCCCAGCCGACCCACCAGCGGGGGACGGAGCGGGGACGGCGCCGTGGGCGCGGGCCCACGTGCCAGCGAGGAGGGGAGGGGACGGCGTTAGGGggtgacgggggggggggggggggggtgaaccggTCGGAGTTAGACTGTCGGTGAGGCTCCGCCGCGGTTCTCCGTCGTGGTCCCGGTTATGCGTCGACGGAGTGGTGGCAAGGCACGGGCGGAGGTAGGGGATTACGGAGGTGGGGCCAATTTGGCCGGAGAGTGCTTGGgacggccggtccacggcgaggtggCGGGCGCCCGCGGCGGTGGGCTCGCCGGCGAGGTTGCTGGCGCAATAGGTGGAGGGAATGGGTGTGT
This genomic window contains:
- the LOC100191266 gene encoding uncharacterized protein isoform X1; translated protein: MDEFEERLFGGKDTDKGSLYEKLDRAENTGRRYNFGLSKGGFTRLSDSSSSGFPGFPASSDRSSSGWMDGYDSFNDGLNDTIANAARNIQMEEDEDVDGDWEDDFEFRPDVRFRRGSTYSVRDLDLRKPAAAKNPPRRQFETTTAEVLKKADFRNVRFLSNFLTEAGIIIKRSQTRISAKAQRKIAREIKTARAFGLMPFTTMGRRPFFFGRSAEEHYSDDGYFGFVKQKDGEPVENEDAEPNVEAV
- the LOC100191266 gene encoding uncharacterized protein LOC100191266, whose protein sequence is MVSSALRRCLPCHASLCHAFPPHPLLAAAGVFRRSFQSGDGETMDEFEERLFGGKDTDKGSLYEKLDRAENTGRRYNFGLSKGGFTRLSDSSSSGFPGFPASSDRSSSGWMDGYDSFNDGLNDTIANAARNIQMEEDEDVDGDWEDDFEFRPDVRFRRGSTYSVRDLDLRKPAAAKNPPRRQFETTTAEVLKKADFRNVRFLSNFLTEAGIIIKRSQTRISAKAQRKIAREIKTARAFGLMPFTTMGRRPFFFGRSAEEHYSDDGYFGFVKQKDGEPVENEDAEPNVEAV